A genome region from Oenanthe melanoleuca isolate GR-GAL-2019-014 chromosome 14, OMel1.0, whole genome shotgun sequence includes the following:
- the USP7 gene encoding ubiquitin carboxyl-terminal hydrolase 7 isoform X1: MNHHQQQQQHQKPGEQQLSEPEDMEMEAGDTDDPPRITQNPVINGNVAMADGHNNTEEDMEDGGSCALVLSLCDTSWRSEATFQFTVERFNRLSESVLSPPCFVRNLPWKIMVMPRLYPDRPHQKSVGFFLQCNAESDSTSWSCHAQAVLKIINYKDDEKSFSRRISHLFFHKENDWGFSNFMAWSEVTDPEKGFIEEDKVTFEVYVQADAPHGVAWDSKKHTGYVGLKNQGATCYMNSLLQTLFFTNQLRKAVYMMPTEGDDSSKSVPLALQRVFYELQHSDKPVGTKKLTKSFGWETLDSFMQHDVQELCRVLLDNVENKMKGTCVEGTIPKLFRGKMVSYIQCKHVDYRSERIEDYYDIQLSIKGKKNIFESFIDYVAVEQLDGDNKYDAGEHGLQEAEKGVKFLTLPPVLHLQLMRFMYDPQTDQNIKINDRFEFPEQLPLDEFLQKTDPKDPANYILHAVLVHSGDNHGGHYVVYLNPKGDGKWCKFDDDVVSRCTKEEAIEHNYGGHDDDLSVRHCTNAYMLVYIRESKLSEVLQPVTDHDIPQQLVERLQEEKRIEAQKRKERQEAHLYMQVQIVAEDQFCGHQGNDMYDEEKVKYTVFKVLKNSTLTEFVQNLSQTMGFPQDQIRLWPMQARSNGTKRPAMLDNEADGNKTMIELSDNENPWTIFLETVDPEMAATGATLPKFDKDHDVMLFLKMYDPKTRSLNYCGHIYTPISCKIRDLLPVMCERAGFPQETNLILYEEVKPNLTERIQDYDVSLDKALDELMDGDIIVFQKDDPENDNSELPTAKEYFRDLYHRVDVIFCDKTIPNDPGFVVTLSNRMNYFQVAKTVAQRLNTDPMLLQFFKSQGYRDGPGNPLRHNYEGTLRDLLQFFKPRQPKKLYYQQLKMKITDFENRRSFKCIWLNSQFREEEITVYPDKHGCVRDLLEECKKVVELSEKGSGKLRLLEIVSYKIIGVHQEDELLECLSPATSRTFRIEEIPLDQVDIDKENEMLITVAHFHKEVFGTFGIPFLLRIHQGEHFREVMKRIQTMLDIQEKEFEKFKFAIVMMGRHQYLNEDEYEVNLKDFESQPGNMSHPRPWLGLDHFNKAPKRSRYTYLEKAIKIHN, translated from the exons ATACAAGTTGGCGATCAGAAGCAACATTTCAGTTTACAGTGGAACGCTTCAACAGGTTGAGTGAGTCAGtgctcagccctccctgcttCGTTCGGAATTTGCCATGGAAGATCATGGTGATGCCGCGGCTCTACCCGGACAGACCCCACCAAAAAAGCGTAGGATTCTTCCTTCAGTGCAATGCTGAATCTGACTCCAC GTCATGGTCCTGTCATGCACAAGCAGTTCTCAAGATAATAAACTACAAGGATGATGAAAAATCATTCAGTCGTCGTATTAGTCACTTGTTCTTTCATAAGGAGAATGACTGGGGCTTTTCTAACTTCATGGCCTGGAGT GAAGTTACTGATCCTGAAAAAGGCTTTATAGAAGAGGACAAAGTTACTTTTGAAGTCTATGTTCAGGCAGATGCTCCACACGGAGTAGC GTGGGATTCAAAGAAGCACACAGGATATGTTGGCTTAAAGAACCAGGGAGCAACTTGTTACATGAACAGTTTGTTACAgactttatttttcacaaatcAGCTACGAAAG GCTGTGTACATGATGCCCACAGAAGGAGATGATTCATCCAAAAGTGTTCCTTTAGCATTGCAAAGAGTGTTTTATGAGCTGCAACATAGTGACAAACCAGTTGGAACTAAAAAGTTAACAAAATCATTTGG GTGGGAAACTTTAGACAGCTTCATGCAGCATGATGTCCAGGAATTATGTCGAGTG ctgcttgataatgtggaaaataaaatgaaaggcaCATGTGTAGAAGGCACTATCCCTAAACTGTTCAGAGGGAAGATGGTG TCTTATATCCAATGCAAGCATGTAGACTATCGATCTGAACGAATAGAAGATTATTATGACATCCAGCTAAGtataaagggaaagaaaaata tttttgAGTCCTTCATTGACTACGTTGCAGTGGAGCAGTTGGATGGTGATAACAAGTATGATGCAGGAGAACATGGCTTGCAG GAGGCAGAGAAAGGTGTGAAGTTCCTAACATTGCCACCAGTATTACACCTACAACTCATGAGATTTATGTATGATCCTCAGACTGAccaaaacatcaaaataaatgaTAG GTTTGAATTTCCTGAACAGTTGCCACTAGATGAATTTTTGCAAAAAACAGATCCTAAAGATCCTGCAAATTACATTCTCCATGCAGTTCTAGTACACAGTGGAGATAACCATGGTGGACATTACGTTGTTTACTTAAATCCAAAGGGCGATGGCAAA TGGTGTAAGTTCGACGACGACGTGGTGTCGCGGTGCACGAAGGAGGAGGCGATCGAGCACAACTACGGCGGCCACGACGACGACCTGTCCGTGCGGCACTGCACCAACGCCTACATGCTGGTCTACATCAGGGAGTCCAAGCTCA GTGAAGTTTTGCAGCCTGTCACCGACCATGATATTCCTCAACAACTTGTAGAAAGGCtacaagaagagaaaaggaTAGAAGCtcagaagaggaaggagaggcaggaggctcACCTCTATATGCAAGTACAG ATAGTGGCAGAGGATCAGTTCTGTGGTCACCAAGGCAATGATATGTATGatgaagaaaaagtgaaatacacTGTTTTCAAAGTATTAAAAAACTCCACACTTACAGAATTTGTTCAAAACCTCTCTCAAACAATG ggATTTCCCCAGGATCAAATCAGATTATGGCCAATGCAAGCTAGAAGTAATGGAACAAAGAGACCTGCAATGTTAGATAATGAAGCAGATGGCAATAAAACA ATGATTGAGCTCAGTGACAATGAGAATCCATGGACAATATTTTTGGAAACAGTAGATCCAGAGATGGCTGCTACTGGAGCAACATTACCCAAATTTGATAAAGATC ATGATGTAATGTTGTTTCTGAAGATGTATGATCCGAAGACTCGGAGTTTGAATTATTGTGGACATATCTACACCCCTATATCCTGTAAAATAC GTGACTTGCTTCCAGTTATGTGTGAGAGAGCAGGATTTCCACAAGAAACTAACCTTATCCTCTATGAG GAAGTTAAACCCAATTTAACAGAAAGGATTCAAGACTATGATGTATCTCTTGATAAAGCTCTCGATGAACTCATGGATGGTGACATCATAGTGTTTCAGAA GGATGACCCAGAAAATGATAACAGCGAGCTCCCAACAGCTAAGGAATACTTCCGAGACCTCTATCACCGTGTGGATGTCATTTTCTGTGATAAAACCATCCCAAATGACCCAGGCTTTGTTGTTACTTTATCCAATAGGATGAATTACTTTCAG gttgCAAAGACAGTCGCTCAGAGACTTAACACGGATCCAATGCTATTACAGTTTTTCAAGTCCCAAGG TTACAGAGATGGCCCTGGTAATCCTCTTAGACATAATTATGAAGGTACTTTAAGAGATCTTCTGCAGTTCTTCAAGCCTAGACAACCGAAAAAACTCTACTATCAACAG CTCAAAATGAAGATAACtgattttgaaaacagaagaagtTTTAAATGCATATGGCTAAATAGCCAGTTTAGGGAAGAG GAAATAACAGTATATCCAGATAAGCATGGGTGTGTGCGGGACCTGTTAGAAGAATGTAAAAAAGTTGTAGAACTCTCTGAAAAAGGTTCAGGGAAATTAAG GCTGCTAGAAATTGTAAGTTACAAAATAATCGGTGTCCATCAGGAGGATGAGCTGTTAGAGTGTTTGTCACCTGCAACAAGTCGAACGTTTCGAATAGAG GAAATTCCTCTGGACCAGGTAGATATAGATAAAGAAAATGAGATGCTAATCACAGTGGCACATTTCCACAAAGAGGTTTTCGGGACATTTGGAATTCCATTCTTGCTGAGGATACACCAG GGTGAACACTTCAGAGAGGTTATGAAGCGGATTCAGACAATGCTGGACatacaagaaaaagaatttgaaaag tTTAAATTTGCCATTGTAATGATGGGCCGACACCAGTATCTCAATGAAGATGAGTATGAAGTGAACTTGAAAGATTTTGAGTCCCAACCTG gCAACATGTCTCATCCAAGGCCATGGCTAGGGCTTGACCATTTCAATAAAGCCCCAAAGAGAAGTCGCTACACTTACCTTGAAAAAGCTATTAAAATCCATAACTGA
- the USP7 gene encoding ubiquitin carboxyl-terminal hydrolase 7 isoform X2 — MNHHQQQQQHQKPGEQQLSEPEDMEMEAGDTDDPPRITQNPVINGNVAMADGHNNTEEDMEDDTSWRSEATFQFTVERFNRLSESVLSPPCFVRNLPWKIMVMPRLYPDRPHQKSVGFFLQCNAESDSTSWSCHAQAVLKIINYKDDEKSFSRRISHLFFHKENDWGFSNFMAWSEVTDPEKGFIEEDKVTFEVYVQADAPHGVAWDSKKHTGYVGLKNQGATCYMNSLLQTLFFTNQLRKAVYMMPTEGDDSSKSVPLALQRVFYELQHSDKPVGTKKLTKSFGWETLDSFMQHDVQELCRVLLDNVENKMKGTCVEGTIPKLFRGKMVSYIQCKHVDYRSERIEDYYDIQLSIKGKKNIFESFIDYVAVEQLDGDNKYDAGEHGLQEAEKGVKFLTLPPVLHLQLMRFMYDPQTDQNIKINDRFEFPEQLPLDEFLQKTDPKDPANYILHAVLVHSGDNHGGHYVVYLNPKGDGKWCKFDDDVVSRCTKEEAIEHNYGGHDDDLSVRHCTNAYMLVYIRESKLSEVLQPVTDHDIPQQLVERLQEEKRIEAQKRKERQEAHLYMQVQIVAEDQFCGHQGNDMYDEEKVKYTVFKVLKNSTLTEFVQNLSQTMGFPQDQIRLWPMQARSNGTKRPAMLDNEADGNKTMIELSDNENPWTIFLETVDPEMAATGATLPKFDKDHDVMLFLKMYDPKTRSLNYCGHIYTPISCKIRDLLPVMCERAGFPQETNLILYEEVKPNLTERIQDYDVSLDKALDELMDGDIIVFQKDDPENDNSELPTAKEYFRDLYHRVDVIFCDKTIPNDPGFVVTLSNRMNYFQVAKTVAQRLNTDPMLLQFFKSQGYRDGPGNPLRHNYEGTLRDLLQFFKPRQPKKLYYQQLKMKITDFENRRSFKCIWLNSQFREEEITVYPDKHGCVRDLLEECKKVVELSEKGSGKLRLLEIVSYKIIGVHQEDELLECLSPATSRTFRIEEIPLDQVDIDKENEMLITVAHFHKEVFGTFGIPFLLRIHQGEHFREVMKRIQTMLDIQEKEFEKFKFAIVMMGRHQYLNEDEYEVNLKDFESQPGNMSHPRPWLGLDHFNKAPKRSRYTYLEKAIKIHN, encoded by the exons ATACAAGTTGGCGATCAGAAGCAACATTTCAGTTTACAGTGGAACGCTTCAACAGGTTGAGTGAGTCAGtgctcagccctccctgcttCGTTCGGAATTTGCCATGGAAGATCATGGTGATGCCGCGGCTCTACCCGGACAGACCCCACCAAAAAAGCGTAGGATTCTTCCTTCAGTGCAATGCTGAATCTGACTCCAC GTCATGGTCCTGTCATGCACAAGCAGTTCTCAAGATAATAAACTACAAGGATGATGAAAAATCATTCAGTCGTCGTATTAGTCACTTGTTCTTTCATAAGGAGAATGACTGGGGCTTTTCTAACTTCATGGCCTGGAGT GAAGTTACTGATCCTGAAAAAGGCTTTATAGAAGAGGACAAAGTTACTTTTGAAGTCTATGTTCAGGCAGATGCTCCACACGGAGTAGC GTGGGATTCAAAGAAGCACACAGGATATGTTGGCTTAAAGAACCAGGGAGCAACTTGTTACATGAACAGTTTGTTACAgactttatttttcacaaatcAGCTACGAAAG GCTGTGTACATGATGCCCACAGAAGGAGATGATTCATCCAAAAGTGTTCCTTTAGCATTGCAAAGAGTGTTTTATGAGCTGCAACATAGTGACAAACCAGTTGGAACTAAAAAGTTAACAAAATCATTTGG GTGGGAAACTTTAGACAGCTTCATGCAGCATGATGTCCAGGAATTATGTCGAGTG ctgcttgataatgtggaaaataaaatgaaaggcaCATGTGTAGAAGGCACTATCCCTAAACTGTTCAGAGGGAAGATGGTG TCTTATATCCAATGCAAGCATGTAGACTATCGATCTGAACGAATAGAAGATTATTATGACATCCAGCTAAGtataaagggaaagaaaaata tttttgAGTCCTTCATTGACTACGTTGCAGTGGAGCAGTTGGATGGTGATAACAAGTATGATGCAGGAGAACATGGCTTGCAG GAGGCAGAGAAAGGTGTGAAGTTCCTAACATTGCCACCAGTATTACACCTACAACTCATGAGATTTATGTATGATCCTCAGACTGAccaaaacatcaaaataaatgaTAG GTTTGAATTTCCTGAACAGTTGCCACTAGATGAATTTTTGCAAAAAACAGATCCTAAAGATCCTGCAAATTACATTCTCCATGCAGTTCTAGTACACAGTGGAGATAACCATGGTGGACATTACGTTGTTTACTTAAATCCAAAGGGCGATGGCAAA TGGTGTAAGTTCGACGACGACGTGGTGTCGCGGTGCACGAAGGAGGAGGCGATCGAGCACAACTACGGCGGCCACGACGACGACCTGTCCGTGCGGCACTGCACCAACGCCTACATGCTGGTCTACATCAGGGAGTCCAAGCTCA GTGAAGTTTTGCAGCCTGTCACCGACCATGATATTCCTCAACAACTTGTAGAAAGGCtacaagaagagaaaaggaTAGAAGCtcagaagaggaaggagaggcaggaggctcACCTCTATATGCAAGTACAG ATAGTGGCAGAGGATCAGTTCTGTGGTCACCAAGGCAATGATATGTATGatgaagaaaaagtgaaatacacTGTTTTCAAAGTATTAAAAAACTCCACACTTACAGAATTTGTTCAAAACCTCTCTCAAACAATG ggATTTCCCCAGGATCAAATCAGATTATGGCCAATGCAAGCTAGAAGTAATGGAACAAAGAGACCTGCAATGTTAGATAATGAAGCAGATGGCAATAAAACA ATGATTGAGCTCAGTGACAATGAGAATCCATGGACAATATTTTTGGAAACAGTAGATCCAGAGATGGCTGCTACTGGAGCAACATTACCCAAATTTGATAAAGATC ATGATGTAATGTTGTTTCTGAAGATGTATGATCCGAAGACTCGGAGTTTGAATTATTGTGGACATATCTACACCCCTATATCCTGTAAAATAC GTGACTTGCTTCCAGTTATGTGTGAGAGAGCAGGATTTCCACAAGAAACTAACCTTATCCTCTATGAG GAAGTTAAACCCAATTTAACAGAAAGGATTCAAGACTATGATGTATCTCTTGATAAAGCTCTCGATGAACTCATGGATGGTGACATCATAGTGTTTCAGAA GGATGACCCAGAAAATGATAACAGCGAGCTCCCAACAGCTAAGGAATACTTCCGAGACCTCTATCACCGTGTGGATGTCATTTTCTGTGATAAAACCATCCCAAATGACCCAGGCTTTGTTGTTACTTTATCCAATAGGATGAATTACTTTCAG gttgCAAAGACAGTCGCTCAGAGACTTAACACGGATCCAATGCTATTACAGTTTTTCAAGTCCCAAGG TTACAGAGATGGCCCTGGTAATCCTCTTAGACATAATTATGAAGGTACTTTAAGAGATCTTCTGCAGTTCTTCAAGCCTAGACAACCGAAAAAACTCTACTATCAACAG CTCAAAATGAAGATAACtgattttgaaaacagaagaagtTTTAAATGCATATGGCTAAATAGCCAGTTTAGGGAAGAG GAAATAACAGTATATCCAGATAAGCATGGGTGTGTGCGGGACCTGTTAGAAGAATGTAAAAAAGTTGTAGAACTCTCTGAAAAAGGTTCAGGGAAATTAAG GCTGCTAGAAATTGTAAGTTACAAAATAATCGGTGTCCATCAGGAGGATGAGCTGTTAGAGTGTTTGTCACCTGCAACAAGTCGAACGTTTCGAATAGAG GAAATTCCTCTGGACCAGGTAGATATAGATAAAGAAAATGAGATGCTAATCACAGTGGCACATTTCCACAAAGAGGTTTTCGGGACATTTGGAATTCCATTCTTGCTGAGGATACACCAG GGTGAACACTTCAGAGAGGTTATGAAGCGGATTCAGACAATGCTGGACatacaagaaaaagaatttgaaaag tTTAAATTTGCCATTGTAATGATGGGCCGACACCAGTATCTCAATGAAGATGAGTATGAAGTGAACTTGAAAGATTTTGAGTCCCAACCTG gCAACATGTCTCATCCAAGGCCATGGCTAGGGCTTGACCATTTCAATAAAGCCCCAAAGAGAAGTCGCTACACTTACCTTGAAAAAGCTATTAAAATCCATAACTGA
- the LITAFD gene encoding lITAF domain-containing protein: MSGEKQMCRDVPMVMYEPHHERYRPEPSAPGFGQEGGYEYPSPPPYSYRETTIVEEPVYLVPQPPIIVAGIFSSKPTSTICPSCRQHITTQVTYRLGKLSYLLCTSLCMVGCCFGCCFVPLFVKIFKDADHYCPCCQFHIYRYKRL; this comes from the exons ATGTCAGGAGAGAAGCAGATGTGCCGGGATGTGCCCATGGTCATGTACGAGCCGCACCACGAGCGCTACAGACCCGAGCCCAGCGCGCCCGGCTTCGGCCAGGAgg GAGGATATGAGTACCCTTCTCCCCCACCTTACTCCTACAGAGAAACCACCATCGTGGAGGAGCCCG TTTATTTGGTGCCCCAGCCTCCCATCATCGTGGCAGGGATCTTCTCCAGCAAACCAACATCCACAATCTGTCCTTCCTGCCGCCAGCACATCACCACCCAGGTCACCTACAGACTGGGCAAGCTGTCCTACCTCCTGTGCACCAGCCTCTGCATGGTTGG gtgctgctTCGGATGCTGCTTCGTCCCTCTCTTTGTGAAGATTTTCAAGGATGCAGATCATTACTGCCCATGCTGCCAATTTCACATTTATAGATACAAAAGACTATAG